The Mesotoga sp. Brook.08.105.5.1 sequence AGGGCTCGAAATGACCGTGTATCTTGACGCCGACACCGAAACCAATTCCAATGGCGGATGCAGAAATAACAAGTACCAAAGCAATACAGACAAACCTCATGAAAGCATACACCTCCTCGAATAGTCCAATTCTATCTCAAGTCGAGTCAATAATCCCTAGAAAGTGCTCAATAGTATAGTACAAAACTCGCTTAGCGAACAGACACCTTCAAGAGTGATAGAATTAACTCGTAATTACCACTTCTCTCATCTGTTCTCTGTTACATTCGGCAGGAGTACTTTCCAATCGTCCAATTAAGAGTTTAAGGAGGCTAAGATGGCAAAGATTGTTATCATCGGAGGTGGAATCGGCGGACTGGCCGCGGGGTGTTTTGCCAGAATGAACGGATTCGACCCGATAATACTTGAGAAGTCAAGCAAATTGGGCGGTCTATGCACCTCATAGGATAGAGGCGGATATGTTTTCGATGGCTGTATTCGCCATCTTGCTGGGCTACTTCCGGATACCCCTCTCTACAACATGCGGAAGGATTTGGGCGCCATGCCTTCAGAAGTTCACTTCCCCGAAGAGTTGGTGAAAGCAGAAGATCAATCGGGCAATAAGTTCACGGTATACCACGATCTCGAAAGACTTGAAACCGAAATGAAGAGAATCGCTCCCGAAGACTCTAATACAATAGGGGACTATATCAACGGAATCCGCAGACTTTCCGACGTGGATCTTATGGAAGTGGGATTCTGGAAATTCAGAGACTGGATCAAGAACATCTTTGTTCTCATAAAGAACAGAAAGGTCACGAAGTACACGACGATTGCTTTTGCTCAGAGATTCAAGAATCCTGCCTTAAGGATGTTCTTTCCAGTCATTCAATATGGTTGGGCAATAATCCCCATGACTCTCAATCTTTGAGTAATGGCAGGCTCCAACGCAAAGAGATACGGAAGGTACTCCGGAGGTTCCGGTAAGTTCATCGAGTCAATCGTGAAGAGATACGCTTCCCTCGGAGGCGAGATACTGTACGATTCGTCAGCAGTTAAGGTCATTGAAAGGGAGGGAAAGGCAGTCGGAGTAAGGCTCAAAAGTGGTCAGAGCTTAACGCCGACTATGTGGTTTCAGATGTTTACGCCTATGATACTTTTAAGAAACTGATAGATGAGAGACACCTCACCGATCGTCTGCGCTCGATGTATTCAAAGCCCTTCGACAGAATGATGATGGCTCTGCATGTGCCTTTTGGCATTGACATGGACCTGTCACAATTGCCGAATGCAATGTCCCTCTTTCTGGATAAACCGATTGAGATTGCAGGTGACGGTGTTCCATAGTAAACCTTCTGAATTACAGTTATGATGGAACAATGGCACCAAAGGGAAAGACCAGTTCAAAGTTATGTATGACACCTATTGGTCTTACTGGGAGGAACTCTCAAAGGGCCAAAGAAAATACGAAGAAGTAAAGGAAAAGATTGCCAGTAACACGATCATGGCAATCGAGAGATTCATTCCCGGTATCACCGATGCAGTTGAAGTAACAGATGTCACAAAGCCAATGACTACAGAGAAGTTCACGTCAAATGGACGAGGCTACGAGAGCAAAGAGGACTTTCGAATGAAAGACACTCTCAGAGGCTTCCTCAACAAGCCGTTGGTATTGAAGACTCTGAAGAACTTCTACGTGATCGGCCACTCCATAGGAGGAACCAACCTCTACGGCTGTACCGCGATGGGCAGGAACACCTCAAAAAGATCTGCAAGAAAGAGAAGAAGAGTTTTGTGGGTTCCTGAGATATAGATTCAATACGATTACTCTCTGAAGTAGCAAGGAGAGGAATACTACAAGATCCCTCTCCTCAAAAAGTATCGCCTCTACTCTGTCAACTTCAAAGAGCCTGCTCCTATCTTATTCTTTGTAGCTTTGTCGAAAAGCAAGTAGTTTACTGAAGGAAAGGAGATCTCCATCTTCGAATCAACTACGAAATCGACTCTTCCAAAGACGACTATTGAGAACATCGTGTTCTTGATCTTTGCCCTCACCACTGTCTCCATTCCAGAAGGAAGCGTTGAGTAGATAACACAACTATTTGCTCCGCTGTACGGGTTTAGCGTGATGTCCTCCGGTCTCAAACCAATTATTACTTCGTCACCGTTCTTAACTTCTGCCTCTTTGCTCTTGAAAATCATCTCCATAGTGAGTTCGGCGGTTTCAAGAGAGACTCCATCTTTCTCAGCACCCTTAACTGTGGCATCCAGGAAATTCATTGAAGGATTCCCGATGAAATCTCCGACGAAAACGTTGGACGGTTGATCGTATATTACGAGTGGGGGCGCATATTGCTGGAGAACCCCTTCCTCAAGGAGACAAACCTTTGTGGCCAGCGTCATTGCTTCCAGCTGATCATGAGTGACGTAGACTACCGTCGATTCGATCTCCCTGTGAAGCCGCTTCAGTTCGGCTCGCATTTCCATTCTCAGTTTGGCATCAAGGTTAGAAAGCGGCTCATCCATCAAGAGGACCTTAGGATTTGGAGCAAGTGTTCTTGCGATGGCAACTCTTTGCTGTTGACCGCCCGAAAGTTCTGAAGGATACCTGTCAAGAAGATCGCTTATCTTGACGAGATCGCCCATCTCTCTTACTCGCTTTCTTATTTCCTCTTTGCTCCACTTCATGTTTTCAAGACCGAAAGCTATGTTCTGATAAACTGTCATGTGAGGCCAAAGTGCGTAATTCTGGAACAAGAGGCCGACATCCCGCTTATCCGGAGATAGGTTAATCTGCTTCTCACCTGAAAAAACCACCTTACCGCCGATGCTTATCTCACCGATTGTTGGCGTTTCAAGCCCGGATATCATTCGAAGTGTCGTGGTTTTACCGCATCCGGAGGGACCGAGAAGCGTCACAAAATCGCGGTCTTCAATCGTAAGATCAAGCTTGTCAACCGCGTTGACACTTCCGAAAGTCTTTGTCAGGTTCTTCAATATAATTTCAGGCATCAGGTCAACCTCCTATTCCTTTATCCAGACTTGCGCCGGTGACTTTATTGATCACGAAATTGAACACAAGAACTATTCCGATTATCAGCAGTACAATCGCATTTGCGTATTGATTCCAGCCCTTTTCGTTGTACTTGAAAAGCATTGTCGTCAAAATGCTGGTTGACGGTGTAACAAGCAGTATATAGAGGGCTAGTTCTCTCATGCTCGATATGAAAGGAAGAAGATAACCGGATATTACCGTGGGCTTCTGAATTGGGATGATTATCTTCACCATTCTCTTCCACCATCTGATGCCCAGTATTATTGCGGCCTCTTCAATTTCCTTGCCAAGCTGCAGAATCGCGTTAATACCCGCTCTCGATGCAAAAGGCAGATACTTCACCGAACCAACAAGGGCAAGTATCGCAAAAGTACCGTAAAGAGGTGGTATGAAACCTCGCTGAACCGAGAACATCGATAGATAGATCGCACCGAAAGCCATGCTAGGAATCAAATATGGAAAGAAGGCCAACCTATCAACCATATTGGAGCCGAATCTTCCTCTGGTTTTGGCAACGGAATACCCGACCAGTATACCAACTGTGCCTGCTATCAGCGCTACTACGATAGAAAGAGAGAAACTATTGAACAAGCCTTGATACACGTACTTATTCTTTAAGATACCCGGCTCACCGTTTGCTATGTCCGGACTACCCTCTCCCGTCCAGAATATCGTAGATAGATTGCTAAGAGAGTAATTCCCGGGCTCCACAAAGAACGACTGAGCCGCAAAGGTAAGCAGCGGGATTACCGCCACTGCTACCAGGAGTACCAGCATAATTGAGGAAATCGGTGTACGAAGCTTTCTCAAATTCACAAGCGAGATGTTTCCGCTCTTTCCCGTTACCGTAGTGAACCCTTTTCTCTTGCCGATAATCAACTGATTTATCGTGAGAATTGCCACTCCAACAACTATCATGAATGAAGCGATAATGTATCCGGCACCGGGATTAACTCCGTTGATCGTTCTGTACAGCTGCGTTGTAAGCACCTGAAACCTCACCGGACCTCCAAGGAATGAAGGCACGGCAAACGCACTCATAGCGCTGGAGAACACAAGCAAGAACGTAGACAGAATGGCTGGCATGACTATTGGCACAGTTATCTTCCATATTATCCGAAATCTCGTTGCCTTGAGAATCACTGCGGCCTCTTCAAGGTTTGCGTCCATGTTTCTCAAGATCCCACCGATTAGTATGAATGCAAAGGGCGCATAATGCATTCCCAGAACGAGAACTATCGGAATGAATCCATATGCAAACCAGTCTGAAGTCTCAATGCCCGTTAAGGCCGTGAATATGCCAGGTACGCCACCAATGCTCTTGTTCTTGAAGAAGTTCAGCCAGGCCATAGCCAGTGTCCAGGAGGGCATAATATATGGAAACAACATCATCGTGGATATCGGCTTCTTGAATCTGAGATTTGTTCTGGTTACCATCCAGGCGAAGAAGCCTCCGACTATGAGCGCGAAAGCGCAGGTAGCTATTGAAACCAGCAAAGTGTTTATGAGGGGTTTATAAAACAAGTTGTCGCTTGCAGCACTTTTAAACACGTACTCCCAGTGGTAAGTCGTGAAATCTCCAACACTTGAACCCCTAATTCTTCTCACTTCTGCAG is a genomic window containing:
- a CDS encoding NAD(P)-binding protein, whose translation is MAKIVIIGGGIGGLAAGCFARMNGFDPIILEKSSKLGGLCTS
- a CDS encoding ABC transporter ATP-binding protein gives rise to the protein MPEIILKNLTKTFGSVNAVDKLDLTIEDRDFVTLLGPSGCGKTTTLRMISGLETPTIGEISIGGKVVFSGEKQINLSPDKRDVGLLFQNYALWPHMTVYQNIAFGLENMKWSKEEIRKRVREMGDLVKISDLLDRYPSELSGGQQQRVAIARTLAPNPKVLLMDEPLSNLDAKLRMEMRAELKRLHREIESTVVYVTHDQLEAMTLATKVCLLEEGVLQQYAPPLVIYDQPSNVFVGDFIGNPSMNFLDATVKGAEKDGVSLETAELTMEMIFKSKEAEVKNGDEVIIGLRPEDITLNPYSGANSCVIYSTLPSGMETVVRAKIKNTMFSIVVFGRVDFVVDSKMEISFPSVNYLLFDKATKNKIGAGSLKLTE
- a CDS encoding iron ABC transporter permease; protein product: MKKLLNKLLGYLSKPEHAILILLLIILIYLTIVPLFYIGVDTFTVHSAEVRRIRGSSVGDFTTYHWEYVFKSAASDNLFYKPLINTLLVSIATCAFALIVGGFFAWMVTRTNLRFKKPISTMMLFPYIMPSWTLAMAWLNFFKNKSIGGVPGIFTALTGIETSDWFAYGFIPIVLVLGMHYAPFAFILIGGILRNMDANLEEAAVILKATRFRIIWKITVPIVMPAILSTFLLVFSSAMSAFAVPSFLGGPVRFQVLTTQLYRTINGVNPGAGYIIASFMIVVGVAILTINQLIIGKRKGFTTVTGKSGNISLVNLRKLRTPISSIMLVLLVAVAVIPLLTFAAQSFFVEPGNYSLSNLSTIFWTGEGSPDIANGEPGILKNKYVYQGLFNSFSLSIVVALIAGTVGILVGYSVAKTRGRFGSNMVDRLAFFPYLIPSMAFGAIYLSMFSVQRGFIPPLYGTFAILALVGSVKYLPFASRAGINAILQLGKEIEEAAIILGIRWWKRMVKIIIPIQKPTVISGYLLPFISSMRELALYILLVTPSTSILTTMLFKYNEKGWNQYANAIVLLIIGIVLVFNFVINKVTGASLDKGIGG